A genomic window from Periweissella cryptocerci includes:
- a CDS encoding dihydrolipoyl dehydrogenase family protein, whose protein sequence is MKNVTYDVGVIGSGPAGLAAAFRAKGQGKSVVIIEKYLWGGTCPNYGCDPKKILMSAVEGVTRAQQMSKAGLKGTLAIDWPALMAHKQTYVDAVKPRKTKGLDDADIERVYGAAQFISTDEVLVAQADTTIKATDWIIAVGQRPSTLPIRGAELLGDNETFLNLAEMPATIAFIGAGFVGIEFATIASAAGAQVHVIDRSSEALSGFDPEHVDDVVQHLANDGVEFHFGVGVVAVTRNSQGLQVELADETSLQVDAVFNAAGRTGNADLLAVDNANIKIDEHGEVLVDNYLRSSNPHVYSIGDVASSPVPKIVPVGNFEGRYVADLLTGATTAPISYPATPVVVFAKHRLAQVGMTMAAARANNYKIIDFDVTDVITFYRSLDAAKVRVVVDNNDVIVGASVVADEAEELINYFVTIINTHRTFAQTQANIYAYPSLGSDMADYYA, encoded by the coding sequence ATGAAAAATGTTACGTATGATGTTGGGGTAATTGGTTCAGGACCAGCCGGATTGGCGGCGGCATTTCGGGCTAAGGGACAGGGTAAAAGCGTGGTGATTATTGAGAAATATCTCTGGGGTGGCACGTGCCCAAACTATGGTTGTGATCCTAAAAAAATCTTGATGAGTGCCGTTGAAGGCGTGACACGCGCCCAACAAATGAGTAAAGCCGGCTTAAAAGGTACGTTAGCGATTGATTGGCCAGCGTTGATGGCACACAAACAAACGTATGTCGATGCAGTGAAACCGCGCAAAACGAAAGGGTTAGATGACGCCGACATTGAGCGCGTGTATGGAGCAGCCCAATTTATTAGCACCGATGAAGTGCTAGTTGCCCAAGCTGATACAACAATTAAAGCAACTGACTGGATTATTGCGGTTGGGCAACGTCCAAGCACATTACCGATTCGCGGAGCCGAATTATTAGGTGATAACGAAACATTCTTGAACTTAGCTGAAATGCCAGCCACAATCGCATTTATTGGGGCCGGTTTTGTGGGGATAGAATTTGCGACAATTGCGAGTGCGGCTGGCGCACAGGTGCATGTGATTGATCGGAGTTCAGAAGCGCTAAGTGGGTTTGACCCAGAGCATGTTGACGACGTCGTGCAACATTTGGCAAACGATGGCGTTGAATTTCATTTTGGAGTTGGCGTTGTCGCAGTGACGCGCAACAGTCAAGGCTTACAAGTTGAGTTGGCTGATGAGACAAGTTTGCAAGTCGATGCCGTTTTTAATGCAGCCGGGCGCACGGGCAATGCCGATTTATTGGCTGTGGATAACGCGAATATCAAAATTGATGAACATGGCGAAGTGCTTGTGGATAACTATTTGCGCTCAAGTAATCCACATGTGTATAGTATTGGCGATGTTGCGAGTTCACCAGTGCCAAAGATTGTCCCTGTGGGTAACTTTGAGGGTCGCTATGTTGCGGACTTACTGACGGGCGCAACGACAGCGCCAATTAGTTATCCTGCGACACCAGTTGTTGTTTTTGCAAAACATCGGCTGGCGCAAGTTGGCATGACGATGGCTGCCGCGCGTGCAAATAACTATAAGATTATTGATTTTGATGTAACTGATGTCATTACTTTCTACCGTTCATTAGATGCCGCTAAAGTGCGCGTGGTGGTTGATAATAATGACGTAATTGTTGGTGCAAGTGTCGTGGCTGATGAGGCTGAAGAACTCATTAATTATTTTGTGACGATTATTAATACACATCGGACGTTTGCCCAAACGCAAGCTAATATTTATGCTTATCCATCATTGGGATCGGATATGGCGGATTATTATGCATAA
- a CDS encoding NAD(P)/FAD-dependent oxidoreductase, whose product MAKTTIGILGAGYAGLLALKVLQHKAKKDVAITLVDRNDYHYEATDIHEVAAGGQGPEKIAYPIKDVVDDKVTTFIQGLVTKIDKETKTVEIEGHATMTFDYLIVALGFASETFGIPGAQEYALPMDDVETAKAVHEHIINKLVDYQTSKNPENLKFLVCGAGFTGIELLGAMCEQKSGYAETAGVTDDEIQIMCIDASSKLLPMFPDELTAYGVKKLTDQGAVIMTGKGIKEVRDGAVVYEDNSETHEMKELTAGTIIWTTGVSGSHVIKDSGYEARRNRVSVTPELQDPDDDHIYVVGDVSAVMDDESGRPWPTTAQISLVMGHTAAENIIADMAGETLEQFTYKTQGTVCSLGNTDAIGIVGKNSQVKGYPASVLKKVIMNKSLMETGGMKEVLHKGRFDLYH is encoded by the coding sequence ATGGCAAAAACAACAATTGGAATTTTAGGAGCCGGTTATGCTGGTTTGCTAGCATTAAAAGTTTTGCAACATAAGGCTAAGAAGGATGTGGCAATCACTTTAGTTGATCGGAATGACTATCACTATGAAGCAACCGATATTCATGAAGTTGCAGCCGGTGGTCAAGGACCAGAAAAAATTGCTTATCCAATTAAAGATGTTGTTGATGACAAAGTGACAACTTTTATCCAAGGCTTAGTAACTAAAATTGATAAGGAAACTAAGACGGTTGAAATTGAAGGCCATGCAACAATGACTTTCGATTATCTAATTGTGGCACTTGGTTTTGCTTCTGAAACATTTGGCATTCCTGGGGCACAAGAATATGCATTACCCATGGATGATGTGGAAACTGCTAAGGCGGTCCATGAACACATCATTAATAAACTTGTCGATTATCAAACATCAAAAAATCCAGAAAACTTGAAGTTCTTGGTTTGTGGAGCTGGGTTCACTGGCATTGAATTATTGGGGGCGATGTGCGAACAAAAATCAGGTTATGCCGAAACTGCCGGTGTCACGGATGACGAAATTCAAATCATGTGCATTGATGCATCATCAAAGCTCTTACCAATGTTCCCCGATGAGTTGACGGCGTATGGTGTTAAGAAATTGACTGACCAAGGTGCTGTGATTATGACTGGCAAGGGAATCAAAGAAGTTCGTGATGGTGCGGTGGTTTATGAAGATAACTCCGAAACGCATGAAATGAAAGAACTTACTGCCGGCACAATTATTTGGACAACTGGTGTGAGTGGTAGTCATGTCATTAAAGATTCTGGTTATGAAGCTCGGCGTAATCGTGTTTCAGTAACACCAGAATTGCAAGATCCGGACGATGATCACATCTATGTCGTTGGTGATGTTAGTGCCGTGATGGACGATGAATCCGGTCGTCCATGGCCAACTACTGCGCAAATTAGTCTTGTAATGGGGCACACAGCAGCCGAAAATATCATCGCTGATATGGCTGGCGAAACGCTTGAACAATTCACCTACAAAACGCAAGGTACCGTTTGCTCACTTGGGAATACTGATGCGATTGGGATTGTTGGCAAGAATAGTCAAGTTAAAGGCTACCCAGCGTCTGTCCTGAAAAAAGTTATCATGAATAAATCATTGATGGAAACTGGTGGTATGAAAGAAGTCCTCCACAAGGGGCGCTTTGATTTGTATCACTAA
- a CDS encoding lacticin 481 family lantibiotic → MKMNEVALTALDEVSELELNDILGAKGKGSGVIKTLTHECKMNTYQAILTCC, encoded by the coding sequence ATGAAGATGAACGAAGTAGCATTAACCGCATTGGATGAAGTTTCAGAATTAGAATTGAATGACATTCTTGGTGCCAAAGGTAAGGGTTCTGGTGTAATCAAGACTTTGACTCACGAATGTAAGATGAACACTTATCAAGCAATCTTAACTTGTTGTTAA